A window from Littorina saxatilis isolate snail1 linkage group LG9, US_GU_Lsax_2.0, whole genome shotgun sequence encodes these proteins:
- the LOC138977161 gene encoding uncharacterized protein, with protein sequence MADADTRGERRSRYITTDTVEPGGRGQRFKTREYFPHFSYGQRMVQAALAKSLPAIPLPDDTSNHPVDCSFEPQALVTEDSISSHHSVDSQMSEGHIRGSDTLRKFVTSAQLAEPQFITSTSLRKQVATLSQIVSLKDNELDALAQFMGHREYYRLPSDMMQLAKVSKLLLALEKGKLQDHQRCTLDEMEVAEDEAITSDEEAEFVEKGHSPIPERSASGRFATKDSLAPPHNQPSPPMHQPCPATAAPDNSADDEEAPEIQRKFQRCAADSSACSNSEPPSSWTFSPVGVAMMNTRCSVFTQITSPSASSNESSTDNEYLPEQWSHSKPKKLKSKATRTH encoded by the exons ATGGCTGACGCCGACACGCGGGGTGAACGCCGCAGCCGCTACATTACCACAGACACAG TGGAACCAGGAGGCCGAGGCCAGAGATTTAAAACAAGGGAGTACTTCCCACATTTCTCATACGGCCAAAGAATGGTGCAGGCTGCACTGGCTAAGAGTCTACCTGCCATACCATTGCCAGATGACACCAGCAATCATCCAG TTGACTGCAGCTTCGAACCACAGGCGCTTGTGACAGAGGACTCTATAAGCAGCCATCACTCAGTTGACTCCCAAATG TCGGAGGGGCACATTCGGGGATCTGACACGCTTCGAAAGTTTGTGACATCAGCGCAGTTGGCAGAGCCACAGTTCATCACATCTACTTCACTTCGAAAGCAGGTTGCTACTCTGTCCCAGATAGTCAGTTTGAAGGACAACGAGCTGGATGCCCTTGCTCAGTTTATGGGACACCGCGAGTACTACCGCCTCCCATCAGACATGATGCAGTTGGCCAAAGTCAGCAAATTACTCCTTGCCCTTGAAAAGGGGAAGCTGCAAGACCACCAGCGCTGCACCCTGGATGAGATGGAAGTGGCTGAAGATGAAGCCATCACCTCGGATGAGGAGGCAG AATTTGTTGAAAAGGGTCACAGCCCTATTCCAGAACGATCTGCATCAGGAAGGTTCGCAACAAAAGACTCTTTGGCACCGCCACATAACCAGCCCTCTCCGCCTATGCATCAACCTTGTCCTGCTACAGCTGCACCTGACa ATTCTGCTGATGATGAGGAAGCACCAGAAATCCAAAGGAAGTTTCAACGGTGTGCTGCTGACAGCAGTGCATGCTCAAACA GCGAGCCCCCTTCCTCCTGGACATTCTCTCCTGTTGGTGTGGCAATGATGAACACAAGATGCAGTGTATTCACACAGATCACTTCTCCTTCAGCGTCATCTAACGAAA gtTCAACTGACAATGAGTACCTACCTGAACAGTGGAGCCATTCCAAACCAAAGAAGCTCAAATCAAAGGCAACGCGAACA cattga